Below is a genomic region from Acidobacteriota bacterium.
AGCTGACCGGGCGGTTCCAGCACGAGCGGCCGGCCGTCCCGGCGATCGCGCTCACCACCGACACGTCGGCGCTCACCGCGATCGCCAACGACATGGGCTACGAGCACGTCTTCTCGCGGCAGATCGAGGCGCTCGGCCAGAAGGGCGACGCCGCCATCGCCTACTCCACCTCGGGCAATTCGATCAACGTGATCGAGGCGCTGCGCACGGCTCGCGACAAGCAGATGCTCACCGTGGCCGTGCTCGGGCGCGACGGCGGCCGCGCCCGCGACGCCGCCGAGTTCGCGCTGGTCGTCTCGGGCCAGAAGACCGCGCGCATCCAG
It encodes:
- a CDS encoding SIS domain-containing protein, whose product is MQLNEFTKIAEEHTFLVKRFLERQGDLLVEVAHKLVRTLQGGGKLLLFGNGGSAAEAQHFASELTGRFQHERPAVPAIALTTDTSALTAIANDMGYEHVFSRQIEALGQKGDAAIAYSTSGNSINVIEALRTARDKQMLTVAVLGRDGGRARDAAEFALVVSGQKTARIQEVHTLVTHMLCEAIERALFFKRD